Below is a genomic region from Ammonifex degensii KC4.
GGGCCAGATTACCCTCCCGGCTGAGGTAAGAAGACTCCTGAAGCTTCGTCCCGGAGCACGCGTCCGATTCGTAGTCGAGAAGGATGCTGCTCGGATTCTTCCGGCCGAAGGGGGAATCGAGTCGCTCAAGGGTGTCGTCAAGGTGGATACACCGCAGGATTTCAAAGCTGCCCGTCACAAGGCAATGGAGGAACGCAGCCGTGAAAAAGCCCCGCGTGCTCGACGCTAACATTATCCTCCGTTTTCTGACCAGCGATGCTCCGGAGCAGGCTGACCGATGCGCCAAGTTACTGAAGCGCGTGGAGGCTGGCACCGAAGAGGTCTGGCTGCCGGAGTTAGTTCTGGCAGATATTGTATGGACCCTCGAGAAGTTTTACCGCCAACCCAAGGAGCGGATCCGAGAACTTCTCACCTTGATTCTAAACCTGCGCGGCTTGCGTCACGCCAATAAGAAAGTCGCCAAGGAGGCACTTCGGCTTTATGTAGAGAAAAACGTTGACTGGACCGACGCCTTTGTTGCCGCCCAGATGTTTTCTCATAAGCAGTGTGAGATTTATTCGTACGACAGAGACTTCGATAGAATAGAAGGTATTATCCGGTTGGAACCTTGAAAGACTTTAGTGGCGTAGATTGTTACTGCTCGTGGTTTTATAACAGTCCAGCAGCAGAAACTCTCTCCGTATCGGATGAATCAAGGTTTGCGAAGGCACCGCAGCCAAACCCAGTTTCTTCTCCGCGTGCATGGAAATGATCCGCCTGGCGAAGGTGACCAGCAGTGCACCGACACCGAGGCGCGGTGCAACCTCATCCGGTGGCAGGATGTGCCAGGCCGCGCGAGACTCGGCGGGACTCCAGACGATGGTAACCTGGCAGTAGCCATTAGGTAGGGAACCGGATGTAGATTTTAAAGCAACACCTTGGCGGGAAGCTAAATGAAACACTGCCTAAGCACCGAGTGGTTTTGTAGGTACCAGGCAGTGCCTCAGGTAAATAAGCTTTCAAAGAATCTACAGAAGAAGCTTACTTGCCTTTTGGGAGAGGAACAGGACACCGTATTTTCCGTGGCAGCCAAAACTTCCAGCGCAGC
It encodes:
- a CDS encoding AbrB/MazE/SpoVT family DNA-binding domain-containing protein, with amino-acid sequence MFAKLSKKGQITLPAEVRRLLKLRPGARVRFVVEKDAARILPAEGGIESLKGVVKVDTPQDFKAARHKAMEERSREKAPRARR
- a CDS encoding PIN domain-containing protein — translated: MKKPRVLDANIILRFLTSDAPEQADRCAKLLKRVEAGTEEVWLPELVLADIVWTLEKFYRQPKERIRELLTLILNLRGLRHANKKVAKEALRLYVEKNVDWTDAFVAAQMFSHKQCEIYSYDRDFDRIEGIIRLEP